A DNA window from Daucus carota subsp. sativus chromosome 3, DH1 v3.0, whole genome shotgun sequence contains the following coding sequences:
- the LOC108210747 gene encoding tRNA dimethylallyltransferase 2 — protein sequence MDQENPQILKIKSNVNQTKPTIVVIMGATGSGKSRLAIDLSTYFPIEIISADSMQVYQGLDVLTNKVPLHEQKGVPHHLLGTVSPDAEFTVKDFRDKAIPLIDDILSRNHLPVIVGGTNYYIQSLVSPFLLDESTENMDESVSRELSGDKQNDLELEFQRDTLSHTLSHRYDRLQELDPAAANRIHPNDHRKINQYLSLYTRSGVLPSKLLRGKAMENWGRVDNFRYNCCFLCVDASIPVLDEYVGQRVDCMVAAGLLNEVYDIYSLNMDYTRGLRQAIGVREFEEFLRVYLFEDQNDNASEIMQKMSRKKSNNIWKEDIGAILNSQMDNPLKTLLADSIENVKANTRRLVRRQKRRLNRLQALFGWDIHFVDATDSLLCFSDASWFKNVVDPSALIISSYLNKDKSLLPDSAASNGIKGSKMIQRDLWTQHICKPCGNRVLRGEYEWEQHVQGRGHRKRIYSLRKSGILCSEEKKEAE from the exons ATGGATCAAGAAAACCCCCAAATCTTGAAAATTAAAAGCAATGTCAATCAAACAAAGCCAACCATAGTAGTGATAATGGGGGCAACTGGGTCAGGCAAATCAAGGCTTGCAATTGAtctttctacttatttccccaTTGAAATAATCAGTGCTGACTCTATGCAA GTTTATCAGGGATTGGATGTTTTGACTAATAAAGTGCCTTTACATGAACAAAAAG GAGTGCCACACCATCTTTTGGGTACTGTTAGTCCTGATGCTGAATTTACTGTTAAAGATTTTCGAGATAAAGCTATTCCG CTGATTGATGATATTTTGTCCCGTAACCACTTACCAGTCATTGTTGGAGGTACAAATTACTATATCCAG TCACTTGTGAGCCCATTTCTTCTGGATGAATCAACGGAAAATATGGATGAAAGTGTCTCCAGGGAACTCTCtg GAGATAAACAGAATGATTTAGAACTTGAGTTTCAGAGAGACACTTTAAGTCACACTTTAAGTCACAGATATGATCGTCTTCAAGAACTTGATCCAGCAGCAGCCAATAGAATTCATCCAAATGACCATAGAAAA ATAAATCAGTACTTAAGCTTGTACACTCGATCTGGGGTTCTTCCTAGCAAGCTTCTACGTGGAAAGGCAATGGAG AATTGGGGGCGTGTTGATAATTTCAGATACAATTGCTGTTTTTTATGTGTGGATGCATCAATTCCTGTTTTAGATGAATATGTGGGACAAAGGGTTGATTGCATGGTTGCTGCTGGCTTGCTTAATGAAGTTTATGATATATACAGCTTGAATATGGACTATACACGAGGTTTGCGCCAGGCTATTGGTGTCCGCGAATTTGAGGAATTTTTACGAGTTTACCTATTTGAAGATCAAAATGATAATGCTTCAGAAATTATGCAGAAAATGTCAAGAAAGAAATCCAATAACATCTGGAAAGAAGATATAGGTGCaattctaaattctcaaatggACAACCCACTGAAAACACTGTTAGCAGATTCCATTGAGAATGTGAAAGCAAACACCCGAAGACTTGTGCGACGTCAA AAACGGAGGCTTAACCGACTGCAAGCATTGTTCGGATGGGACATACATTTTGTTGATGCAACAGATTCCTTATTAT GTTTTTCTGATGCTTCATGGTTCAAGAACGTTGTCGATCCTTCTGCACTGATAATTAGCTCATACCTTAATAAGGACAAAAGCTTACTTCCTGACTCAGCAGCGAGTAATGGTATTAAAGGATCGAAAATGATCCAGAGAGACTTGTGGACACAACATATATGCAAG CCTTGCGGAAATAGAGTGCTGAGAGGGGAATATGAATGGGAACAGCACGTGCAGGGCCGTGGCCACCGGAAAAGAATATATAGTCTCCGGAAGTCTGGTATTCTTTGCAGTGAAGAGAAGAAAGAGGCAGAATAG
- the LOC108210406 gene encoding protein transport protein SEC13 homolog A produces MPAQKIETGHSDTIHDVVMDYYGKRVATASSDSTIKITGVSNSGTSQHLATLTGHQGPVWQAAWAHPKFGSLLASCSYDGKVILWKEGNPNEWVQFHVFSEHKSSVNSIAWAPHELGLSLACGSSDGNISVFTGRPDGGWDTTRIDQAHPVGVTSVSWAPSMAPGALVGSGLLDPVQKLASGGCDNTVKVWKLSNGTWKMDCFPALQKHNDWVRDVAWAPNLGLPKSTIASASQDGTVVIWTVAKEGDNWEGIVLHDFKMPVWRVSWSLTGNLLAVAAGDNNVTLWKEAVDGEWQQVTTVD; encoded by the coding sequence ATGCCTGCACAGAAGATTGAAACAGGTCACAGTGACACCATCCATGATGTAGTCATGGATTACTACGGGAAGCGTGTGGCAACAGCTTCATCTGATAGCACCATCAAGATAACTGGTGTAAGTAATAGTGGTACTTCACAGCACCTGGCTACTTTGACCGGTCATCAAGGTCCAGTTTGGCAGGCTGCTTGGGCTCATCCCAAGTTTGGATCCCTCCTGGCTTCTTGTTCATATGATGGTAAAGTCATACTCTGGAAAGAAGGTAACCCAAATGAGTGGGTGCAGTTTCATGTATTCAGTGAACACAAATCATCTGTCAATTCTATTGCTTGGGCACCTCATGAACTCGGCCTTTCCCTAGCCTGTGGATCTTCTGATGGGAATATCTCCGTCTTCACTGGCAGACCCGATGGTGGTTGGGATACAACCAGAATTGATCAAGCACACCCTGTTGGAGTAACTTCAGTTTCATGGGCCCCTTCAATGGCTCCTGGCGCTCTGGTTGGATCGGGCTTGCTTGATCCTGTCCAGAAGCTGGCGTCAGGTGGCTGTGACAATACTGTGAAGGTGTGGAAGCTGTCCAATGGGACTTGGAAGATGGACTGCTTCCCTGCCCTTCAGAAGCATAATGATTGGGTGAGAGATGTAGCTTGGGCCCCCAACTTGGGGCTTCCAAAGTCTACAATTGCAAGTGCATCGCAGGATGGTACAGTTGTCATTTGGACTGTGGCGAAGGAAGGTGATAATTGGGAAGGTATAGTGTTGCATGACTTTAAGATGCCTGTTTGGAGGGTCTCGTGGTCTTTGACCGGAAACTTGTTGGCTGTGGCAGCCGGGGACAACAATGTCACCTTGTGGAAGGAAGCTGTTGATGGAGAATGGCAACAGGTGACAACTGTGGATTAA
- the LOC108212802 gene encoding uncharacterized protein LOC108212802, with amino-acid sequence MVTRKGLKKVHKEQVEQLVSGMANISMNNEEEAGKMLSLSAVYSREEELMKMKMEVREKVEAHLRRVEEDAKRLAVICKEFEALKDPVRKGVIECVGDKDDWVNSEYKSLAWSCIKKEKKYREALEALEIFCKLNQAQYESTKEMAAPETNIPEKVSEAVLSDGHSETKSETEQGSDLISTDKEVDIKTEKDAESSTMEGLRKTRRTIQKPERFEHSANHIKKGKGKNKKKL; translated from the exons ATGGTGACTCGGAAAGGGCTCAAGAAGGTTCATAAGGAGCAGGTTGAGCAACTGGTCAGTGGCATGGCTAACATTTCTATGAATAATGAGGAGGAGGCAGGAAAAATGTTGTCTTTGTCTGCGGTTTATTCGAGGGAAGAAGagctgatgaagatgaagatggaggTTCGGGAGAAGGTTGAAGCTCATCTGCGACGCGTAGAGGAAGATGCTAAGCGATTGGCTGTGATTTGTAAA GAATTTGAAGCTCTTAAGGATCCAGTGAGGAAGGGGGTTATTGAATGTGTAGGTGACAAAGATGACTGGGTGAACAGTGAGTACAAGTCTCTGGCATGGAGCTGTATCAAGAAG GAAAAGAAATACAGAGAAGCCCTTGAAGCTCTTGAAATATTTTGTAAACTGAACCAGGCTCAGTATGAATCTACTAAGGAAATGGCTGCACCAGAAACCAATATACCGGAG AAGGTGAGCGAGGCTGTATTGTCTGATGGTCATtctgaaacaaaatctgaaaccGAACAGGGAAGTGACTTGATTTCTACAGATAAAGAAGTCGACATTAAAACGGAGAAAGATGCTGAATCTTCGACAATGGAAGGGCTGAGGAAGACCAGAAGGACCATCCAGAAGCCAGAACGATTTGAACATTCAGCAAATCATATCAAGAAAGGCAAAGGAAAGaacaagaaaaaattataa